The following nucleotide sequence is from Oceaniferula flava.
TACCCACCACCACGGCGATGATCGGGCCTTTGATAAAGGATCGCCACGATGGCCGACTATTTCCAGAGATCAGCATAATGCCCACCGTCCACAGCGCCACATCCACGCCAAGGTTGTGGGTGAACATCACGGCGAGTGCGGTGTCGTTGTTTGGAAAAACATACACCATCAGCGGAATGGCGATGAAACCGTAGTTCTGCACCCCGCAGGAGGCGGCAAAGGTGCGTAGTCCGCCACCACGTTCGTAGCCCAACAGGCGAGCGACCACATAGGCGAGCCCCATCGCCAGCACAATCATGCTGAAACCAATCCCCGCCGAGGAAAACACCACCGAGGCATTACGCAGCAGCTCGACACCCAGCATTTTGTCGAGCACCAGGCAGGGAAGAAAGAGATGCACCGACATCGTCATCAGCCCCTTGTCCATCTCCGGCGTCAGCGTTTTTGTCCTACGTAAAACGGCTCCCAATACAATAATCAGATAAACCGGCATCGCCGCCGTAAGAACCAAGATGGTGTGCTCCATGCGCGCACTATGCACATCGAGCCCACATACTCAAACCTAAGCAGCAACAGCCTTGCTTAGCCAAAATTATCTGAACGCGCAGAATCAGAAAAAATTAGCGACTATTCGCATCCATTCGCGGTTAAAAAAACACCCCAAAAAACCTCATTTCTTGACCCACTCTGCCCAGCGACTAGCCTCACCCTATGGCTGGTAAAAGATCGCTAACAACCCTGCAACTCGACTCCTTGCTCGAACAACAGGATATCGACTCCCTCGTGCAACAGCTCGAATCCAAGCACGATCCCCCGGTCAAACCCTTCCTGCCCAATTCCAAGGTCAACGCCCACCGCACGAACCGACTCTGGAAAGCGATCGGCGCCGAACCTCATGCCGACTTGTTAGACAGCTGGACCGAGGAAAACCTGGAAATCTTCGATGGCAATATCGAGAACTTCATCGGCACCACCAAGATTCCCACCGGCATTGCCGGCCCGCTGCGCGTGAATGGACTTTTTGCCCAGGGCGACTACCCAGTTCCCCTCGCCACCTCCGAGGCCGCGCTGGTGGCGAGCTACCACCGTGGTGCCTGCCTGATCTCGGCCGCCGGCGGCTGCACCTCGATGATGCTCTACCAGGCACTCAACAGGTCGCCCGCCTTCGCCTTCGAGACCATGCGCGAGGCTGGGCAGTTTGTTGCTTGGTCAATGGAGGTCTTCGATGATTTTCAGCAGCAGGCGAACGCCACCACCCAGCACGGCAAGCTGATCGACGTCGGCACCACCATCGAGGGCAACCACGTCTATCTCAATTTCGAATTCACCACCGGCGACGCATCGGGCCAGAACATGGTGACCATCGCCACCCAGGCGATCTGCGATTTCATTCAAGAAAATTGCCCCGTGCCGATCAAACGGCTCTACGTGGAGGGCAATCTTTCAGGCGATAAAAAAGCCAGCTCGCAGGCCTACACCTCGTGCCGCGGCAGGAAAGTCACCGCCGAGGTCATCCTCACTCCAGAGGTGTTAGAAAAATACGTGCACGCCACGCCGCGACAAATGATCGATTACTGGCGCATGTCCGCCATCGGTGGCGTGCTCAGTGGCACCATGGGGGTGCAGGGGCATTTCGCCAATGGCCTGGCCGCACTCTACATCGCCACGGGGCAGGACGCCGCCTGTGTCGCGGAGTCCGCCATGGGAGTCACCCGCTTTGAAGAAACCTCCGAAGGAAACCTCTACGCTTCGGTCACCCTGCCGGGGGTGATGGTGGGAACCGTGGGAGGCGGCACCGGACTGCCGAGCCAAAAAGCCTGCCTCGAACTCATGGGCCTGCACGGCTCAGGCAACAGCGCCGCCCTCGCCGAAGTCTGCGCCGCCCTGCTACTCGGCGGTGAGCTGTCGATCATCGCCGCACTGGCGACCGGCGACTTCACCAAGGCCCACCACAAATTGGCGCGCTGAAACATCGATTCAGTCGATACTTTTGCAATCATAATCACTTTCACAAACTCCACCATTTCAGCTAAAACTCCCTCATGCGTTGGTGGACTTACCAGAAAGAACGATTCCCAATTTTCCAGCACGGCCCATTGGTCGCGGCCTTCAGCTCCT
It contains:
- a CDS encoding hydroxymethylglutaryl-CoA reductase — encoded protein: MAGKRSLTTLQLDSLLEQQDIDSLVQQLESKHDPPVKPFLPNSKVNAHRTNRLWKAIGAEPHADLLDSWTEENLEIFDGNIENFIGTTKIPTGIAGPLRVNGLFAQGDYPVPLATSEAALVASYHRGACLISAAGGCTSMMLYQALNRSPAFAFETMREAGQFVAWSMEVFDDFQQQANATTQHGKLIDVGTTIEGNHVYLNFEFTTGDASGQNMVTIATQAICDFIQENCPVPIKRLYVEGNLSGDKKASSQAYTSCRGRKVTAEVILTPEVLEKYVHATPRQMIDYWRMSAIGGVLSGTMGVQGHFANGLAALYIATGQDAACVAESAMGVTRFEETSEGNLYASVTLPGVMVGTVGGGTGLPSQKACLELMGLHGSGNSAALAEVCAALLLGGELSIIAALATGDFTKAHHKLAR
- a CDS encoding AEC family transporter codes for the protein MEHTILVLTAAMPVYLIIVLGAVLRRTKTLTPEMDKGLMTMSVHLFLPCLVLDKMLGVELLRNASVVFSSAGIGFSMIVLAMGLAYVVARLLGYERGGGLRTFAASCGVQNYGFIAIPLMVYVFPNNDTALAVMFTHNLGVDVALWTVGIMLISGNSRPSWRSFIKGPIIAVVVGILMLQTRTDHLIPEVVTRAFSMLGFCAVPVSLLLVGTTMYDLARHVRLDWKVSTSGVLVRLAMVPLVILCLAKFLPLAPELKQVMIIQAAMPAGVFPIVISRHYGGRADIAIQVVVVTTVVSLISMPLIIALGMKWVLV